GAAATTGAGGTTCACGGCCCTTCTCGATGACGAAATCATCACCTTGCGATTGTTGAGAGACATCGTGGATGCAACGGGTATCCGGATCGGTCTGGGCGATTTTCGTCCAGCATGTAAAGGACCGTTCGGCAAGTTTGTCGTGACCAACTGGCAAGAGGACGAAATGGATGCCAGAAAGGTGGCGTAATGGCCACCCTCGACGAATTGCAGATCCGCCGGGACCGACTTCTGGAAACAGTTGCTGGAATTGGTGGAGAAGGAAACAGACGATGAGTGAAACGGCCAGACTTTACAACGAGGCCTTCTCCCAAGGGCTGCGGCCAGATCCTTTGTTGCTGGTCTCCCAATGGGCCGACCGGCACAGGGTGCTCTCCTCGGTCTCCTCCAGCGAACCCGGTGCTTGGCGCACCGCACGCACCCCGTATCTGAAGGAGGTAATGGACTGCCTGTCGCCATCCTCTCCGGTGGAACGAGTGGTTTTCATGTCTGGCTCGCAGCTCGGAAAAACCGAAGCGGGCCTGTGCTGGTTGGGATACATCATCCATCTGTCGCCGGGTCCGATCCTGATGACCCAGCCCTCGTTGGAGATGGCCAAGACCTACTCCAAACAACGCCTGGATCCGCTGGTGGAGGCCAGCCCGGCGTTGCGGGATCTGGTGCGTGAACCGCGCTCCCGAGACTCCGGCAACACGATTTTCGTGAAAGAATTTCGCGGCGGTATCCTCAGGATCACCGGGGCCAACTCGGCGGCGGGGCTTTCCTCCATGCCGGTTCGGTTTCTGTTTCTCGATGAGGTGGACCGCTACCCTGGCGACGTGGATGGAGAAGGCGATCCGGTGGCACTGGCCACCCAACGCACCGTCACCTTCTCCAACCGCAAAATACTGATTGTCTCCACTCCGACCATCAAGGGTTTTTCCCGCATCGAGGGTGCCTATGCCGAAAGCGATCAGCGTCGGTATTGGGTGCCCTGCCCGGAGTGCCAAAAGGAACAGGTTCTGGTCTGGAAACAGGTGCGTTGGCCGAAAAATCAACCGGAAAATGCCCATTACGTCTGCATTCATTGCGAGGCGATCATCCCGGAACACCGCAAAGGCTGGATGCTGGAGCGTGGCCGCTGGATCGCCGGGGCCAGGGGCAATGGTTTGATTGCGGGGTTTCATCTGTCAAGCCTTTACAGCCCCATGGGTTGGGTTTCCTGGGGGCAGATCGCCGAGGAGCATGTGCAGGTTCACCGGGATCCGTTTCGCTTGAAGGTATGGGTCAATACCAAACTGGGCGAAACCTGGGAGGAGATTGCCGAGAAACTGGACAGCGAAGGATTGATGGAACGCCGCGAGCTGTTCGGCGACCTGTTGCCCGTTGGCGTCGTGGTCCTGACCGCAGGTATTGACGTCCACCCAGACCGTTTGGAGATTGAAATCGTTGGTTGGGGACGGGATGAGGAGTCCTGGTCCATCAAGCACATCGTGATTTTTGGAGACCCAACGGCACCAACGGTTTGGGATGATCTGGACCATCTGCTGCGTTCCACCTTTGCGCATTCGCGGCAGATGGATGACCTTCCCATCTTTGCCGCTGCCATCGACACCGGCGGTGCCAACACCATGTCGGCCTATGCCTTCTGTCGGGACCGGCAGGATCGGAGGGTGTGGGGCATCAAGGGAATCGGCGGCATGGGCAAACCACTTTGGCCGCTGCGGGCCAGTCGTAACAACAAGGGACGGATCCCGCTGTTTATCATCGGTGTCGATGCTGCCAAGGAATCGATTTACGCCAGGCTGCGCATCAAAACCCCTGGGCCAGGCTATTGCCACTTCCCGAAGGATCGAGACGCCGAATGGTTTCGCCAATTGACGTCAGAAAAAGTAGCCACCCGTTACGTCAAAGGTCGTCCCATCCGGGAGTGGAAAAAACCGGACAGCGCACGCAACGAGGCGTTGGACTGCCGGGTTTATGCCGTGGCGGCCCTGCACGGCATGATGAACATGGGGTTTCGGCTGAACGTCGAGGCAGACTGGCAGGAAAAAATTCCTCTCAAGGAGGGGATCACCGTTGTTACTCCTGTCGAGGAGCCGCGATTGGTGTTGCCTGAAAAAAACCGGATTGTTGCGCCGCCACAGATTGAGAAACCACGGTGGCTTGCAGGTCGGCGTTCTGGGTGGTTGGACAGGAGGTAACGAAAAAAATACCGCCCCCTTTGTAGGGGCGGCAGTTTTTCAGACGCCATCAAAAAACACCTCGGCATCATCGCCGTATTCAGCAGCCTTATGAACAGAGGCCTTGATGCGGGCGCGGGCAAGGCGATGCGCGATCTTGGTGTCCCTGGTCTGTGCTTTTTTGCTGCGACGATTCCGGTAAGTATCCCAGGGAAAAGTGTCATGCCCAGGGCAGCAAAAAACATCTTCGCGACGGACTCCGTAGGGTTTCATGGATTGGTCCTCCTTCATGGCTGATGTGATGACGACATGAAGCCATCAGAGGCGGACACATATCAAGAAAATAATGAGAAATTTTTCAATAAAAACAGTGATTGCGATGATGTGTCGCAAACCGTGGACGGGTTTACAGAATTGGTGGGGCGAGTTGCCCGGAAATCGCCGCCGTCCGATGTTTTGAAACCGGAGCGGCGGCGTAATTCCAGGGAATCAATGCACCATACCGATGGCTTTGCGATAGACATCAAGCATGGTTTCCTTCTCATCCAGTTCGTGTTCTTCCATTTTCCGGATCTTGAGAAGTTCTTTCATTATTTTGACATCGAAACCATTTCCTTTGGCTTCCTGGAACACCTCCTTGATGTCTTCGCAGAGGGTCGTCTTTTCTTCCTCAAGACGCTCGATTCGTTCCAGATAGCGAAGCAGAACTTCACCAGGGATACCTTGGTATTCGGAGGGGACTGCGGGGGATTTTTGGACTTCCGGCATATTCGACTCCTTGATGCATGAATGTGCGATGTCAAAATTTCGTAAAACACAGCTCCATATCATCATCGCAAGCAATAGGTGTGCCTTATCGGAACGTAGCCATTATGTATGGCTGGAGTAAACGTCATGGCTTTCACGCAAACAGAACTTGATGAACTCAAACAAGCCTACGCCTCCGGTGCCCTGCGCGTCGTCCACGAAGGCAAAACGGTCGAATACGGGTCGGAGGCCGATTTGCTGCGCCGTATCCGCATGGTTGAGGGCGAATTGAAAACCACGACTGGTCAGAATGCACCCAACGTCAGTTTTGCCAGTTTTTCCAGGGGCTGATGGGCATGAATATGCTTGATCGCATTGTGGTGGCCATCTCGCCAGAGCGAGGTCTGCGCCGTGTTCGAGCCAGGGGGGCCATCGATGTTTTGCGCCGTGAATACGATGGTGCCAAGACTGGCCGTCGCACCGATGGGTGGATTACGCCCGGCAATGACGCCAACGCAGAAATCGCCATCGCCTCCACCCGGTTGCGCAACCGCGCCAGGGATCTGGTGCGCAACAACCCGTTTGCTGCCAAGGCGGTCATCACCTATGCCTCCAGCATGGTAGGCTCCGGCATCCGTCCCAGGCCCAAAGCCGAATCCAAAGTTCTGGACGCTCAGATCACCAGTCTGTGGGAGGATTTTTCCAACCAATGTGATGCCGACGGTCGCACCAACTTTTACGGTATCCAAACATTGATGGTGCGCAGCATGGTGGAGAGCGGGGAATGCCTCCTCCACATGATCAGCCGCCCATCATCTTTCGGGCTGGCCGTGCCGCTGCAACTCCGGGTGCTGGAAGCTGACCATCTGGATGTTTCTCGTGACCAAAACCTTCCGGGTGGTGGCTTCATCCAGCAGGGGATCGAGTTCGACAGCCACGGAACCCGGGTGGCTTATTGGCTCTACCCACAACACCCGGGGTCGTCCAACATCACCGCCAAAACGGTGAGTATTCGTGTTCCGGCATCAGATGTGGTCCACCTTTTTGACCGCATGCGCCCCGGACAAAACCGTGGCGTCACCTGGTTCGCACCAGCGTTGCTGCGCATGCGTGATCTCGACGACTACGATGAAGCGGAGTTGATGCGCAAAAAGATCGAGGCCTGTTTCGTCGGGTTTGTCATCAACGCCGATCCTGGTCAGTCGCTATCGATTCCAAAGACAGAAGCCAACGAAAAACGGGTGGAATCGTTCGAGCCGGGCATGGTGTCGTATTTGCCTCCCGGAAAAGATATCCGTTTTGGTTCCCCGGCAACCACCTCTGGATATGTCGAATACATGCGCTGGCACTTCCACGCGGTATCGGCGGCCTTGGGGCTGACCTACGAATTGCTGACGGGTGACCTGTCCCAGGTCAACTATTCCTCCCTGCGTGCCGGATTGATCGAGTTTCGCCGTCGGATCGATGCCATGCAACGACAGGTGTTGGTTCCGCAGCTCTGTACCCCAGTCTGGAACCGGTTTTTGTCCACCGCCCAAGCTGCCGGGCTGGTGGGTGATGGCAAAATCAGAATCCAGTGGACGCCGCCCCGGTTTGAAGCGGTTGACCCGCAAAAAGACACCATGGGCGAAATCCTCATGATCCGGGCCGGATTGATGTCTCTTGCCGAGGGAATTGCCCGCCAGGGCTACGATCCCGACGTTGTAACGGCGGAATTCGCCGAGATGAATAAGGTTCTTGACCAACTGGGTATCACTCTGGATACCGATCCCCGCAAATCGACCCGCAACGGGCAGCACAGGCAGTAGAAACAAACCACCGGAGAAAAAGAAATGGAAAAAAGAATCGACCTGCCCATGCAGGTTCGGTCGGCCAGTTTCGTCCCGGAAACGGTCAATGCCGAGGCACATACCGTTGAAATGGTATGGTCCACCGGGGCCACGGTGCGCAGACGCGATTGGATGTCCGGCCAGAGTTACGATGAAATCCTCTCCATGGACCCAGCCCATGTTCGTCTTGGCCGACTCAACGGTGGGGCACCTCTTCTGAACAGCCATCAGGCATCCACGCTTGATGATGTCATTGGCGTTGTGGACCGGGCATGGATCACTCCCGGAACCAACGGATACGAGGGACGTGCCAGTGTGCGTTTTTCCCAACGAGAAGATGTAGCGCCGATCTTCAAAGACGTTCAGGACGGAATTCTGCGCAATGTCTCGGTTGCCTACACCGTTCACAAATACGAAATC
The DNA window shown above is from Magnetococcales bacterium and carries:
- a CDS encoding phage terminase large subunit family protein, whose translation is MSETARLYNEAFSQGLRPDPLLLVSQWADRHRVLSSVSSSEPGAWRTARTPYLKEVMDCLSPSSPVERVVFMSGSQLGKTEAGLCWLGYIIHLSPGPILMTQPSLEMAKTYSKQRLDPLVEASPALRDLVREPRSRDSGNTIFVKEFRGGILRITGANSAAGLSSMPVRFLFLDEVDRYPGDVDGEGDPVALATQRTVTFSNRKILIVSTPTIKGFSRIEGAYAESDQRRYWVPCPECQKEQVLVWKQVRWPKNQPENAHYVCIHCEAIIPEHRKGWMLERGRWIAGARGNGLIAGFHLSSLYSPMGWVSWGQIAEEHVQVHRDPFRLKVWVNTKLGETWEEIAEKLDSEGLMERRELFGDLLPVGVVVLTAGIDVHPDRLEIEIVGWGRDEESWSIKHIVIFGDPTAPTVWDDLDHLLRSTFAHSRQMDDLPIFAAAIDTGGANTMSAYAFCRDRQDRRVWGIKGIGGMGKPLWPLRASRNNKGRIPLFIIGVDAAKESIYARLRIKTPGPGYCHFPKDRDAEWFRQLTSEKVATRYVKGRPIREWKKPDSARNEALDCRVYAVAALHGMMNMGFRLNVEADWQEKIPLKEGITVVTPVEEPRLVLPEKNRIVAPPQIEKPRWLAGRRSGWLDRR
- a CDS encoding DUF2312 domain-containing protein, with protein sequence MPEVQKSPAVPSEYQGIPGEVLLRYLERIERLEEEKTTLCEDIKEVFQEAKGNGFDVKIMKELLKIRKMEEHELDEKETMLDVYRKAIGMVH
- a CDS encoding phage portal protein — encoded protein: MGMNMLDRIVVAISPERGLRRVRARGAIDVLRREYDGAKTGRRTDGWITPGNDANAEIAIASTRLRNRARDLVRNNPFAAKAVITYASSMVGSGIRPRPKAESKVLDAQITSLWEDFSNQCDADGRTNFYGIQTLMVRSMVESGECLLHMISRPSSFGLAVPLQLRVLEADHLDVSRDQNLPGGGFIQQGIEFDSHGTRVAYWLYPQHPGSSNITAKTVSIRVPASDVVHLFDRMRPGQNRGVTWFAPALLRMRDLDDYDEAELMRKKIEACFVGFVINADPGQSLSIPKTEANEKRVESFEPGMVSYLPPGKDIRFGSPATTSGYVEYMRWHFHAVSAALGLTYELLTGDLSQVNYSSLRAGLIEFRRRIDAMQRQVLVPQLCTPVWNRFLSTAQAAGLVGDGKIRIQWTPPRFEAVDPQKDTMGEILMIRAGLMSLAEGIARQGYDPDVVTAEFAEMNKVLDQLGITLDTDPRKSTRNGQHRQ